The following coding sequences are from one Halictus rubicundus isolate RS-2024b chromosome 11, iyHalRubi1_principal, whole genome shotgun sequence window:
- the LOC143359167 gene encoding AA10 family lytic polysaccharide monooxygenase CBP21-like, with protein sequence MPDSKAGLGPAQDNSLLKQITTFHGYVSGPASRASLCQLRVNQDCGLIVYEPQSIEAPKGFPNSPGSPPDGKIASGNNSRFKKLDDYGKNRWSSVEFPRLSCYNETHVYFNLTWFLTARHSTDTIRAFVSNENYDTAKPLSRSQLDLSPLCQFELNGKIPPHELILMCTMPKGRLEELKKRKELLLLSVWDINDTGNAFYQVIDLKTIPENVTFESIQRKCRE encoded by the coding sequence ATGCCCGACAGCAAGGCCGGCCTCGGACCAGCGCAAGACAATTCGCTGTTGAAGCAAATCACCACTTTCCACGGATACGTGTCTGGTCCGGCTAGCAGAGCAAGCTTATGTCAATTACGGGTGAACCAAGACTGCGGACTAATAGTATACGAGCCGCAAAGCATCGAGGCCCCTAAAGGATTCCCGAATTCGCCTGGAAGTCCGCCCGACGGCAAGATCGCCAGCGGAAACAACTCGCGATTCAAGAAGTTGGACGATTATGGCAAAAACCGGTGGTCGAGCGTCGAGTTTCCGAGACTGAGCTGCTACAACGAGACTCATGTCTACTTCAACCTGACTTGGTTTCTCACCGCGCGGCATTCCACCGACACCATTCGCGCTTTCGTTAGCAACGAGAACTATGACACGGCGAAGCCGTTGTCGAGGAGCCAGCTGGACCTGAGTCCGCTTTGCCAATTCGAGTTGAACGGCAAAATACCGCCACACGAATTGATATTGATGTGCACGATGCCCAAGGGGAGACTGGAGGAGCTGAAGAAGCGCAAGGAGCTGTTGTTGTTGAGCGTCTGGGACATCAACGACACCGGCAACGCGTTCTATCAGGTCATCGACCTGAAAACGATACCGGAGAACGTCACTTTTGAGAGTATTCAGAGGAAATGTAGAGAATGA
- the LOC143358617 gene encoding larval cuticle protein LCP-17 produces the protein MKFFILCFAMVAVAVADVVHLQPPAAILKQASDLSQDGTYSYEYETENGIHHTEHGSPVVVDPNHPPVVITQGQYQYTAPDGTPIAVSYVADHNGYQPQGDHIPPISPLIQRALEYIRTHPQPEPLKV, from the exons atgaaatttttc ATTCTCTGTTTCGCCATGGTGGCCGTAGCCGTAGCAGATGTTGTTCATCTTCAACCGCCAGCAGCTATCCTGAAACAAGCGAGCGACTTATCGCAAGATGGGACCTACTCGTACGAGTATGAGACAGAAAATGGAATTCACCATACCGAACATGGAAGTCCTGTTGTCGTAGACCCAAACCACCCACCGGTTGTCATCACCCAGGGGCAATACCAATACACTGCTCCTGATGGTACACCGATTGCAGTTTCCTACGTTGCCGACCATAATGGATACCAACCACAGGGCGACCACATCCCGCCAATTTCGCCGCTGATTCAAAGAGCCCTCGAATACATCAGAACTCACCCTCAACCCGAACCCCTCAAAGTGTAA